A region of Esox lucius isolate fEsoLuc1 chromosome 3, fEsoLuc1.pri, whole genome shotgun sequence DNA encodes the following proteins:
- the LOC105020242 gene encoding cytoplasmic dynein 1 intermediate chain 2 isoform X8 — protein MADKQDKSELKAELERKKQRLAQIREEKKRKEEEKNKKKDGSDSKRGGEGGGPGAPEDSSDLEKKRREAEALLQSMGIAPDVSNAKSVGSETGSQDSGDGNTRRGLRLGMAKVTQVDFPPKEMVSYSKETQTPTDTQTHTQARPAEEEEDEEELAEAKPAEDSQEKKADQEEKQEEAPPKELTEEEKMHLLHSDEFLTFFDRGSRIVERALSERVDVCFDYSGRDLEDKEGEMQAGAKMSLNRTFSDERWSKNRVVTCLDWSPQYPELLVASYNNNEDVPHEPDGVALVWNMKYKKTTPEYTFHCQSAVMSAAFARFHPNLVVGGTYSGQIVLWDNRSNKRTPVQRTPLSASAHTHPVYCVNVVGTQNAHNLISISTDGKMCSWSLDMLSQPQDCLELVFKQSKAVAVTSMAFPLGDVNNFVVGSEDGSVYTACRHGSKAGISDVFEGHHGPVTGLSCHSAGGPVDFSHLFISASFDWTVKLWTTKSTRPLYSFEDSCDYVYDVMWSPTHPALFACVDGSGRLDLWNLNNDTEVPSASVVVDGSTALNRVRWSHSGREIATGDSDGQVLVYDVGEPICVPKPDEWSRLVHTLMEINENRDEGDELAAQRLVA, from the exons ATGGCAGATAAACAGGACAAGAGTGAGCTGAAAGCAGAACTCGAAAGGAAGAAACAACGTCTGGCCCAAATcagagaggaaaagaagagaaaggaggaggagaagaacaaGAAAAAGGAT GGGTCTGACTCTAAacggggaggggaggggggtggacCTGGTGCGCCAGAAGACTCTTCTGACttggagaaaaagaggagagaggctgAGGCTCTGTTGCAGAGCATGGGGATCGCCCCTGATGTATCTAATG CCAAATCAGTGGGCAGTGAGACTGGTAGCCAGGATTCTGGAGATGGTAACAcaag GAGAGGTTTGAGGCTTGGTATGGCAAAGGTGACCCAAGTAGATTTCCCTCCCAAAGAGATGGTGTCCTACTCCAAGGAGACGCAGACCCCtacagatacacaaacacacacccaggccAGACCAG cagaggaggaggaagatgaggaggagttGGCTGAAGCCAAGCCAGCAGAGGACTCCCAGGAGAAGAAGGCTGATCAGGAGGAGAAGCAGGAGGAAG ctcctCCCAAGGAACTGACTGAGGAGGAGAAGATGCACCTTCTCCACTCGGACGAGTTCTTGACATTCTTCGATCGAGGGAGCAGGATTGTAGAGCGGGCTCTCTCTGAAAGAGTGGACGTCTGTTTTGACTACAGTGGCCGTGACCTGGAGGATAAGGAGGG TGAGATGCAGGCAGGGGCAAAGATGTCTCTGAATCGGACCTTCTCTGATGAGCGCTGGTCTAAGAACAGAGTGGTCACCTGTCTGGACTGGTCTCCTCAG TACCCTGAGCTGCTGGTGGCCTCCTACAACAACAATGAGGATGTTCCTCACGAGCCGGACGGAGTGGCTCTGGTCTGGAACATGAAGTATAAGAAGACCACACCAGAATACACCTTCCACTGCCAG tCTGCTGTGATGTCAGCAGCTTTTGCCAGATTCCACCCTAACCTGGTGGTGGGCGGGACTTACTCAGGACAGATTGTCTTATGGGATAACAGGAGCAACAAGAGGACACCTGTACAGAGAACTCCCCTTTCTGCATCTGCTCACACG CACCCAGTGTACTGTGTGAACGTGGTGGGGACCCAGAATGCTCACAACCTCATCAGCATCTCCACTGACGGAAAGATGTGTTCCTGGAGCCTGGACATGCTGTCCCAACCACAG GATTGTCTGGAGCTGGTGTTTAAGCAGTCTAAGGCAGTCGCAGTGACCTCAATGGCATTTCCTCTGGGGGATGTCAATAACTTTGTGGTTGGGAGTGAAGATGGATCGGTCTACACTGCCTGCCGCCACGGAAG TAAGGCAGGCATCAGTGACGTGTTTGAGGGTCATCATGGTCCAGTCACCGGGCTGAGCTGTCACAGTGCCGGGGGGCCCGTCGACTTCTCCCATCTCTTCATCTCCGCCTCTTTTGACTGGACCGTCAAGCTCTGGACCACCAAG AGTACCCGTCCTCTGTATTCCTTTGAGGACAGCTGTGACTATGTGTATGATGTCATGTGGTCTCCCACTCACCCCGCCCTCTTTGCGTGCGTGGACGGATCAGGACGGCTGGACCTGTGGAACCTCAACAATGACACAGAG GTGCCCAGCGCCAGCGTGGTTGTTGATGGGTCTACAGCTCTGAACCGCGTGCGCTGGTCCCACTCGGGGAGAGAGATCGCTACAGGGGACTCGGACGGGCAGGTTCTGGTCTACGATGTAGGGGAG CCTATCTGTGTGCCCAAGCCAGACGAGTGGAGCCGTCTCGTTCACACGCTCATGGAGATCAACGAGAACCGGGACGAAGGAGATGAGCTGGCCGCACAACGCCTAGTTGCCTGA
- the LOC105020242 gene encoding cytoplasmic dynein 1 intermediate chain 2 isoform X1 — MADKQDKSELKAELERKKQRLAQIREEKKRKEEEKNKKKDGSDSKRGGEGGGPGAPEDSSDLEKKRREAEALLQSMGIAPDVSNAQPLRVLTEDTCLFHYLVPTPMSPSAKSVGSETGSQDSGDGNTRTLHWDPDPSTLQLHSDTQLLGRGLRLGMAKVTQVDFPPKEMVSYSKETQTPTDTQTHTQARPAEEEEDEEELAEAKPAEDSQEKKADQEEKQEEAPPKELTEEEKMHLLHSDEFLTFFDRGSRIVERALSERVDVCFDYSGRDLEDKEGEMQAGAKMSLNRTFSDERWSKNRVVTCLDWSPQYPELLVASYNNNEDVPHEPDGVALVWNMKYKKTTPEYTFHCQSAVMSAAFARFHPNLVVGGTYSGQIVLWDNRSNKRTPVQRTPLSASAHTHPVYCVNVVGTQNAHNLISISTDGKMCSWSLDMLSQPQDCLELVFKQSKAVAVTSMAFPLGDVNNFVVGSEDGSVYTACRHGSKAGISDVFEGHHGPVTGLSCHSAGGPVDFSHLFISASFDWTVKLWTTKSTRPLYSFEDSCDYVYDVMWSPTHPALFACVDGSGRLDLWNLNNDTEVPSASVVVDGSTALNRVRWSHSGREIATGDSDGQVLVYDVGEPICVPKPDEWSRLVHTLMEINENRDEGDELAAQRLVA; from the exons ATGGCAGATAAACAGGACAAGAGTGAGCTGAAAGCAGAACTCGAAAGGAAGAAACAACGTCTGGCCCAAATcagagaggaaaagaagagaaaggaggaggagaagaacaaGAAAAAGGAT GGGTCTGACTCTAAacggggaggggaggggggtggacCTGGTGCGCCAGAAGACTCTTCTGACttggagaaaaagaggagagaggctgAGGCTCTGTTGCAGAGCATGGGGATCGCCCCTGATGTATCTAATG CCCAGCCTCTGAGGGTTTTAACAGAGGATACGTGTCTGTTTCACTATCTAGTCCCCACCCCCATGTCTCCCTCAGCCAAATCAGTGGGCAGTGAGACTGGTAGCCAGGATTCTGGAGATGGTAACAcaag GACGTTACACTGGGATCCTGACCCCTCAACTCTGCAGCTGCACTCTGACACTCAACTACTGGG GAGAGGTTTGAGGCTTGGTATGGCAAAGGTGACCCAAGTAGATTTCCCTCCCAAAGAGATGGTGTCCTACTCCAAGGAGACGCAGACCCCtacagatacacaaacacacacccaggccAGACCAG cagaggaggaggaagatgaggaggagttGGCTGAAGCCAAGCCAGCAGAGGACTCCCAGGAGAAGAAGGCTGATCAGGAGGAGAAGCAGGAGGAAG ctcctCCCAAGGAACTGACTGAGGAGGAGAAGATGCACCTTCTCCACTCGGACGAGTTCTTGACATTCTTCGATCGAGGGAGCAGGATTGTAGAGCGGGCTCTCTCTGAAAGAGTGGACGTCTGTTTTGACTACAGTGGCCGTGACCTGGAGGATAAGGAGGG TGAGATGCAGGCAGGGGCAAAGATGTCTCTGAATCGGACCTTCTCTGATGAGCGCTGGTCTAAGAACAGAGTGGTCACCTGTCTGGACTGGTCTCCTCAG TACCCTGAGCTGCTGGTGGCCTCCTACAACAACAATGAGGATGTTCCTCACGAGCCGGACGGAGTGGCTCTGGTCTGGAACATGAAGTATAAGAAGACCACACCAGAATACACCTTCCACTGCCAG tCTGCTGTGATGTCAGCAGCTTTTGCCAGATTCCACCCTAACCTGGTGGTGGGCGGGACTTACTCAGGACAGATTGTCTTATGGGATAACAGGAGCAACAAGAGGACACCTGTACAGAGAACTCCCCTTTCTGCATCTGCTCACACG CACCCAGTGTACTGTGTGAACGTGGTGGGGACCCAGAATGCTCACAACCTCATCAGCATCTCCACTGACGGAAAGATGTGTTCCTGGAGCCTGGACATGCTGTCCCAACCACAG GATTGTCTGGAGCTGGTGTTTAAGCAGTCTAAGGCAGTCGCAGTGACCTCAATGGCATTTCCTCTGGGGGATGTCAATAACTTTGTGGTTGGGAGTGAAGATGGATCGGTCTACACTGCCTGCCGCCACGGAAG TAAGGCAGGCATCAGTGACGTGTTTGAGGGTCATCATGGTCCAGTCACCGGGCTGAGCTGTCACAGTGCCGGGGGGCCCGTCGACTTCTCCCATCTCTTCATCTCCGCCTCTTTTGACTGGACCGTCAAGCTCTGGACCACCAAG AGTACCCGTCCTCTGTATTCCTTTGAGGACAGCTGTGACTATGTGTATGATGTCATGTGGTCTCCCACTCACCCCGCCCTCTTTGCGTGCGTGGACGGATCAGGACGGCTGGACCTGTGGAACCTCAACAATGACACAGAG GTGCCCAGCGCCAGCGTGGTTGTTGATGGGTCTACAGCTCTGAACCGCGTGCGCTGGTCCCACTCGGGGAGAGAGATCGCTACAGGGGACTCGGACGGGCAGGTTCTGGTCTACGATGTAGGGGAG CCTATCTGTGTGCCCAAGCCAGACGAGTGGAGCCGTCTCGTTCACACGCTCATGGAGATCAACGAGAACCGGGACGAAGGAGATGAGCTGGCCGCACAACGCCTAGTTGCCTGA
- the LOC105020242 gene encoding cytoplasmic dynein 1 intermediate chain 2 isoform X5 — translation MADKQDKSELKAELERKKQRLAQIREEKKRKEEEKNKKKDGSDSKRGGEGGGPGAPEDSSDLEKKRREAEALLQSMGIAPDVSNAKSVGSETGSQDSGDGNTRTLHWDPDPSTLQLHSDTQLLGRGLRLGMAKVTQVDFPPKEMVSYSKETQTPTDTQTHTQARPAEEEEDEEELAEAKPAEDSQEKKADQEEKQEEAPPKELTEEEKMHLLHSDEFLTFFDRGSRIVERALSERVDVCFDYSGRDLEDKEGEMQAGAKMSLNRTFSDERWSKNRVVTCLDWSPQYPELLVASYNNNEDVPHEPDGVALVWNMKYKKTTPEYTFHCQSAVMSAAFARFHPNLVVGGTYSGQIVLWDNRSNKRTPVQRTPLSASAHTHPVYCVNVVGTQNAHNLISISTDGKMCSWSLDMLSQPQDCLELVFKQSKAVAVTSMAFPLGDVNNFVVGSEDGSVYTACRHGSKAGISDVFEGHHGPVTGLSCHSAGGPVDFSHLFISASFDWTVKLWTTKSTRPLYSFEDSCDYVYDVMWSPTHPALFACVDGSGRLDLWNLNNDTEVPSASVVVDGSTALNRVRWSHSGREIATGDSDGQVLVYDVGEPICVPKPDEWSRLVHTLMEINENRDEGDELAAQRLVA, via the exons ATGGCAGATAAACAGGACAAGAGTGAGCTGAAAGCAGAACTCGAAAGGAAGAAACAACGTCTGGCCCAAATcagagaggaaaagaagagaaaggaggaggagaagaacaaGAAAAAGGAT GGGTCTGACTCTAAacggggaggggaggggggtggacCTGGTGCGCCAGAAGACTCTTCTGACttggagaaaaagaggagagaggctgAGGCTCTGTTGCAGAGCATGGGGATCGCCCCTGATGTATCTAATG CCAAATCAGTGGGCAGTGAGACTGGTAGCCAGGATTCTGGAGATGGTAACAcaag GACGTTACACTGGGATCCTGACCCCTCAACTCTGCAGCTGCACTCTGACACTCAACTACTGGG GAGAGGTTTGAGGCTTGGTATGGCAAAGGTGACCCAAGTAGATTTCCCTCCCAAAGAGATGGTGTCCTACTCCAAGGAGACGCAGACCCCtacagatacacaaacacacacccaggccAGACCAG cagaggaggaggaagatgaggaggagttGGCTGAAGCCAAGCCAGCAGAGGACTCCCAGGAGAAGAAGGCTGATCAGGAGGAGAAGCAGGAGGAAG ctcctCCCAAGGAACTGACTGAGGAGGAGAAGATGCACCTTCTCCACTCGGACGAGTTCTTGACATTCTTCGATCGAGGGAGCAGGATTGTAGAGCGGGCTCTCTCTGAAAGAGTGGACGTCTGTTTTGACTACAGTGGCCGTGACCTGGAGGATAAGGAGGG TGAGATGCAGGCAGGGGCAAAGATGTCTCTGAATCGGACCTTCTCTGATGAGCGCTGGTCTAAGAACAGAGTGGTCACCTGTCTGGACTGGTCTCCTCAG TACCCTGAGCTGCTGGTGGCCTCCTACAACAACAATGAGGATGTTCCTCACGAGCCGGACGGAGTGGCTCTGGTCTGGAACATGAAGTATAAGAAGACCACACCAGAATACACCTTCCACTGCCAG tCTGCTGTGATGTCAGCAGCTTTTGCCAGATTCCACCCTAACCTGGTGGTGGGCGGGACTTACTCAGGACAGATTGTCTTATGGGATAACAGGAGCAACAAGAGGACACCTGTACAGAGAACTCCCCTTTCTGCATCTGCTCACACG CACCCAGTGTACTGTGTGAACGTGGTGGGGACCCAGAATGCTCACAACCTCATCAGCATCTCCACTGACGGAAAGATGTGTTCCTGGAGCCTGGACATGCTGTCCCAACCACAG GATTGTCTGGAGCTGGTGTTTAAGCAGTCTAAGGCAGTCGCAGTGACCTCAATGGCATTTCCTCTGGGGGATGTCAATAACTTTGTGGTTGGGAGTGAAGATGGATCGGTCTACACTGCCTGCCGCCACGGAAG TAAGGCAGGCATCAGTGACGTGTTTGAGGGTCATCATGGTCCAGTCACCGGGCTGAGCTGTCACAGTGCCGGGGGGCCCGTCGACTTCTCCCATCTCTTCATCTCCGCCTCTTTTGACTGGACCGTCAAGCTCTGGACCACCAAG AGTACCCGTCCTCTGTATTCCTTTGAGGACAGCTGTGACTATGTGTATGATGTCATGTGGTCTCCCACTCACCCCGCCCTCTTTGCGTGCGTGGACGGATCAGGACGGCTGGACCTGTGGAACCTCAACAATGACACAGAG GTGCCCAGCGCCAGCGTGGTTGTTGATGGGTCTACAGCTCTGAACCGCGTGCGCTGGTCCCACTCGGGGAGAGAGATCGCTACAGGGGACTCGGACGGGCAGGTTCTGGTCTACGATGTAGGGGAG CCTATCTGTGTGCCCAAGCCAGACGAGTGGAGCCGTCTCGTTCACACGCTCATGGAGATCAACGAGAACCGGGACGAAGGAGATGAGCTGGCCGCACAACGCCTAGTTGCCTGA
- the LOC105020242 gene encoding cytoplasmic dynein 1 intermediate chain 2 isoform X7 has translation MADKQDKSELKAELERKKQRLAQIREEKKRKEEEKNKKKDGSDSKRGGEGGGPGAPEDSSDLEKKRREAEALLQSMGIAPDVSNVPTPMSPSAKSVGSETGSQDSGDGNTRRGLRLGMAKVTQVDFPPKEMVSYSKETQTPTDTQTHTQARPEEEEDEEELAEAKPAEDSQEKKADQEEKQEEAPPKELTEEEKMHLLHSDEFLTFFDRGSRIVERALSERVDVCFDYSGRDLEDKEGEMQAGAKMSLNRTFSDERWSKNRVVTCLDWSPQYPELLVASYNNNEDVPHEPDGVALVWNMKYKKTTPEYTFHCQSAVMSAAFARFHPNLVVGGTYSGQIVLWDNRSNKRTPVQRTPLSASAHTHPVYCVNVVGTQNAHNLISISTDGKMCSWSLDMLSQPQDCLELVFKQSKAVAVTSMAFPLGDVNNFVVGSEDGSVYTACRHGSKAGISDVFEGHHGPVTGLSCHSAGGPVDFSHLFISASFDWTVKLWTTKSTRPLYSFEDSCDYVYDVMWSPTHPALFACVDGSGRLDLWNLNNDTEVPSASVVVDGSTALNRVRWSHSGREIATGDSDGQVLVYDVGEPICVPKPDEWSRLVHTLMEINENRDEGDELAAQRLVA, from the exons ATGGCAGATAAACAGGACAAGAGTGAGCTGAAAGCAGAACTCGAAAGGAAGAAACAACGTCTGGCCCAAATcagagaggaaaagaagagaaaggaggaggagaagaacaaGAAAAAGGAT GGGTCTGACTCTAAacggggaggggaggggggtggacCTGGTGCGCCAGAAGACTCTTCTGACttggagaaaaagaggagagaggctgAGGCTCTGTTGCAGAGCATGGGGATCGCCCCTGATGTATCTAATG TCCCCACCCCCATGTCTCCCTCAGCCAAATCAGTGGGCAGTGAGACTGGTAGCCAGGATTCTGGAGATGGTAACAcaag GAGAGGTTTGAGGCTTGGTATGGCAAAGGTGACCCAAGTAGATTTCCCTCCCAAAGAGATGGTGTCCTACTCCAAGGAGACGCAGACCCCtacagatacacaaacacacacccaggccAGACCAG aggaggaggaagatgaggaggagttGGCTGAAGCCAAGCCAGCAGAGGACTCCCAGGAGAAGAAGGCTGATCAGGAGGAGAAGCAGGAGGAAG ctcctCCCAAGGAACTGACTGAGGAGGAGAAGATGCACCTTCTCCACTCGGACGAGTTCTTGACATTCTTCGATCGAGGGAGCAGGATTGTAGAGCGGGCTCTCTCTGAAAGAGTGGACGTCTGTTTTGACTACAGTGGCCGTGACCTGGAGGATAAGGAGGG TGAGATGCAGGCAGGGGCAAAGATGTCTCTGAATCGGACCTTCTCTGATGAGCGCTGGTCTAAGAACAGAGTGGTCACCTGTCTGGACTGGTCTCCTCAG TACCCTGAGCTGCTGGTGGCCTCCTACAACAACAATGAGGATGTTCCTCACGAGCCGGACGGAGTGGCTCTGGTCTGGAACATGAAGTATAAGAAGACCACACCAGAATACACCTTCCACTGCCAG tCTGCTGTGATGTCAGCAGCTTTTGCCAGATTCCACCCTAACCTGGTGGTGGGCGGGACTTACTCAGGACAGATTGTCTTATGGGATAACAGGAGCAACAAGAGGACACCTGTACAGAGAACTCCCCTTTCTGCATCTGCTCACACG CACCCAGTGTACTGTGTGAACGTGGTGGGGACCCAGAATGCTCACAACCTCATCAGCATCTCCACTGACGGAAAGATGTGTTCCTGGAGCCTGGACATGCTGTCCCAACCACAG GATTGTCTGGAGCTGGTGTTTAAGCAGTCTAAGGCAGTCGCAGTGACCTCAATGGCATTTCCTCTGGGGGATGTCAATAACTTTGTGGTTGGGAGTGAAGATGGATCGGTCTACACTGCCTGCCGCCACGGAAG TAAGGCAGGCATCAGTGACGTGTTTGAGGGTCATCATGGTCCAGTCACCGGGCTGAGCTGTCACAGTGCCGGGGGGCCCGTCGACTTCTCCCATCTCTTCATCTCCGCCTCTTTTGACTGGACCGTCAAGCTCTGGACCACCAAG AGTACCCGTCCTCTGTATTCCTTTGAGGACAGCTGTGACTATGTGTATGATGTCATGTGGTCTCCCACTCACCCCGCCCTCTTTGCGTGCGTGGACGGATCAGGACGGCTGGACCTGTGGAACCTCAACAATGACACAGAG GTGCCCAGCGCCAGCGTGGTTGTTGATGGGTCTACAGCTCTGAACCGCGTGCGCTGGTCCCACTCGGGGAGAGAGATCGCTACAGGGGACTCGGACGGGCAGGTTCTGGTCTACGATGTAGGGGAG CCTATCTGTGTGCCCAAGCCAGACGAGTGGAGCCGTCTCGTTCACACGCTCATGGAGATCAACGAGAACCGGGACGAAGGAGATGAGCTGGCCGCACAACGCCTAGTTGCCTGA
- the LOC105020242 gene encoding cytoplasmic dynein 1 intermediate chain 2 isoform X6, with translation MADKQDKSELKAELERKKQRLAQIREEKKRKEEEKNKKKDGSDSKRGGEGGGPGAPEDSSDLEKKRREAEALLQSMGIAPDVSNVPTPMSPSAKSVGSETGSQDSGDGNTRRGLRLGMAKVTQVDFPPKEMVSYSKETQTPTDTQTHTQARPAEEEEDEEELAEAKPAEDSQEKKADQEEKQEEAPPKELTEEEKMHLLHSDEFLTFFDRGSRIVERALSERVDVCFDYSGRDLEDKEGEMQAGAKMSLNRTFSDERWSKNRVVTCLDWSPQYPELLVASYNNNEDVPHEPDGVALVWNMKYKKTTPEYTFHCQSAVMSAAFARFHPNLVVGGTYSGQIVLWDNRSNKRTPVQRTPLSASAHTHPVYCVNVVGTQNAHNLISISTDGKMCSWSLDMLSQPQDCLELVFKQSKAVAVTSMAFPLGDVNNFVVGSEDGSVYTACRHGSKAGISDVFEGHHGPVTGLSCHSAGGPVDFSHLFISASFDWTVKLWTTKSTRPLYSFEDSCDYVYDVMWSPTHPALFACVDGSGRLDLWNLNNDTEVPSASVVVDGSTALNRVRWSHSGREIATGDSDGQVLVYDVGEPICVPKPDEWSRLVHTLMEINENRDEGDELAAQRLVA, from the exons ATGGCAGATAAACAGGACAAGAGTGAGCTGAAAGCAGAACTCGAAAGGAAGAAACAACGTCTGGCCCAAATcagagaggaaaagaagagaaaggaggaggagaagaacaaGAAAAAGGAT GGGTCTGACTCTAAacggggaggggaggggggtggacCTGGTGCGCCAGAAGACTCTTCTGACttggagaaaaagaggagagaggctgAGGCTCTGTTGCAGAGCATGGGGATCGCCCCTGATGTATCTAATG TCCCCACCCCCATGTCTCCCTCAGCCAAATCAGTGGGCAGTGAGACTGGTAGCCAGGATTCTGGAGATGGTAACAcaag GAGAGGTTTGAGGCTTGGTATGGCAAAGGTGACCCAAGTAGATTTCCCTCCCAAAGAGATGGTGTCCTACTCCAAGGAGACGCAGACCCCtacagatacacaaacacacacccaggccAGACCAG cagaggaggaggaagatgaggaggagttGGCTGAAGCCAAGCCAGCAGAGGACTCCCAGGAGAAGAAGGCTGATCAGGAGGAGAAGCAGGAGGAAG ctcctCCCAAGGAACTGACTGAGGAGGAGAAGATGCACCTTCTCCACTCGGACGAGTTCTTGACATTCTTCGATCGAGGGAGCAGGATTGTAGAGCGGGCTCTCTCTGAAAGAGTGGACGTCTGTTTTGACTACAGTGGCCGTGACCTGGAGGATAAGGAGGG TGAGATGCAGGCAGGGGCAAAGATGTCTCTGAATCGGACCTTCTCTGATGAGCGCTGGTCTAAGAACAGAGTGGTCACCTGTCTGGACTGGTCTCCTCAG TACCCTGAGCTGCTGGTGGCCTCCTACAACAACAATGAGGATGTTCCTCACGAGCCGGACGGAGTGGCTCTGGTCTGGAACATGAAGTATAAGAAGACCACACCAGAATACACCTTCCACTGCCAG tCTGCTGTGATGTCAGCAGCTTTTGCCAGATTCCACCCTAACCTGGTGGTGGGCGGGACTTACTCAGGACAGATTGTCTTATGGGATAACAGGAGCAACAAGAGGACACCTGTACAGAGAACTCCCCTTTCTGCATCTGCTCACACG CACCCAGTGTACTGTGTGAACGTGGTGGGGACCCAGAATGCTCACAACCTCATCAGCATCTCCACTGACGGAAAGATGTGTTCCTGGAGCCTGGACATGCTGTCCCAACCACAG GATTGTCTGGAGCTGGTGTTTAAGCAGTCTAAGGCAGTCGCAGTGACCTCAATGGCATTTCCTCTGGGGGATGTCAATAACTTTGTGGTTGGGAGTGAAGATGGATCGGTCTACACTGCCTGCCGCCACGGAAG TAAGGCAGGCATCAGTGACGTGTTTGAGGGTCATCATGGTCCAGTCACCGGGCTGAGCTGTCACAGTGCCGGGGGGCCCGTCGACTTCTCCCATCTCTTCATCTCCGCCTCTTTTGACTGGACCGTCAAGCTCTGGACCACCAAG AGTACCCGTCCTCTGTATTCCTTTGAGGACAGCTGTGACTATGTGTATGATGTCATGTGGTCTCCCACTCACCCCGCCCTCTTTGCGTGCGTGGACGGATCAGGACGGCTGGACCTGTGGAACCTCAACAATGACACAGAG GTGCCCAGCGCCAGCGTGGTTGTTGATGGGTCTACAGCTCTGAACCGCGTGCGCTGGTCCCACTCGGGGAGAGAGATCGCTACAGGGGACTCGGACGGGCAGGTTCTGGTCTACGATGTAGGGGAG CCTATCTGTGTGCCCAAGCCAGACGAGTGGAGCCGTCTCGTTCACACGCTCATGGAGATCAACGAGAACCGGGACGAAGGAGATGAGCTGGCCGCACAACGCCTAGTTGCCTGA